In Zingiber officinale cultivar Zhangliang chromosome 3A, Zo_v1.1, whole genome shotgun sequence, the DNA window CAATGTTAATGAACTAGGTTATTGGATCTACACATTGAACTCATATCTATTTAATCTAAATCCCCTTTATATGCAATTAaacattagatcacttaattaggatttagtttccttaatgataattaattgtgCATATTTTAATCAAGTGTAAAATATATtttatggagattaagttcacCCAACTTAATTGAATTTAGTCTACCTATATAGACTTAATGCTACATGTAATTCTAATGTAAAACTAGCTACAAGTTCTTATATCAAAAATAACTTTCAATGTGATTAAATATATCATTTTTTTCTAGTACACTGAAGTTTAAACAATTCTAATTATTACTACTTCAAAGACAAGAATTGAAACTTGGAAATATTAAATTACATAATATCCTAGTCATAATTTctcaattttaataaaatatgacAAAAGATGATTCGCTCGTCCTCAGTATCCCGTCAATCTGTCCCTAGACCAATACAGAGGAGATAAATTATGagtgactactagtcattagtgcagATGACAAGACATGAGGGGGAGGCATACTcagacacatcaagttttgatcCCAAGATTTCATGTAATACACCTCATACCTTAACTACTGTCTGTTACATCTCATATCTTAACTACTGTACCGCCCCGAGAGAACCTCAATTTTGATAGAATGCAAGTTGTATATATTATGAGCTCAATTTTGATTAAATAATCTCATCCCTAATCAATCCCATCCCAGACCTATATACGTGCTCAACTTGGCATAATGCTATGATCAGTTTTCTATTATAGTTGTATCCTTTGTATCACTCAAACATTGAGTTccatattgcatgtattgttctTATTGTCCAATATAAGGTGACAAGGAAAAATCTAAAGTATCACTTGGGTGACTGATGAATACATAGATTACGATATATTTGCCAAATAGAAcattagatttaaattttcttacgcACATCactgaaataaaataaataaataactatatCAAAAGGGAGCAGGAAACTTGATatcaaaagaaaaggaaaagaaattaaagCTGCATGCTTCAGCCCATTCATTCAACTACACAACAAAACAATGAACAGCTATGATGTCAGAACTAATTAGCAAATAATTCTAAATATCCTCAGATATTTAGATGCATACAGGGATCCCACTGGCTAAAGACCTAGCATTGTGTTAAATAATCATGCACAAGGAATTCCACAAGTGTTCAGTAATAAAAGCCAAAACCCTAATCCTTCTACCGAAACACACAAGCAGCATGTTATATCTAAGATCAGTAAAAGAGAAGCAAAACCATAGCTGATAAACTAAATCTATCAGCAAGATTAAAGACGGAAAAATGAGGAAATGCTCATAGGGTAgggataccaaaaaaaaaaaacatattactTTTTGATTCTTCATTAGCTGACCTACAAAATGATCTGACAAGATTTGAGATATATAATCCTTCCATCTTATCATCCCCCATCTGAGAAGTTCAATAAAATCCAACAATTGTTAGTGTACCATCTGACAATCATATTAAACAACTGAAAACCCTACCTCCAAGGGGCCTCTCTTGGCATTGCATCTCTGACATTTTCAAATTCAAAGAAATCATATTGTACCAATTAGGTAAGACAATATCATACAATCCTTTCCCGTAAAGAGTTGAAGATAAAGAAACAAATAGATACAGAGAAGATATACAAATTTTAAATCTGCTGATAATTAGGACAAATAATATTCACGGGAACAAGGTGATGAAATATGTCAAATTCCGGATCTGTCACCCAACCAGCCAACATGTAGTGATGGAAATGTCTATTTTATGAGCAATATACCGTCAAATGTCAGTAGATGTTTCATCTTCATTAACTTTTTTATTGCAACACAGATGTAGTGCTGGAAGGAACGAGTTGAACCTTTCCCTGAGCGCTGGTGAGATCGAATTACAAGAAATCAGAGGATCCAATGAATGTACCACGCCTTTTCTGAGCAATAAATTAATAGATGCTGAAACATTCCCAGCGAGCATCTCTCTGTGATGAACATCATAGTTATCTACTAGCAGAAACAAAAACTCTAGCAGCATATGTGTAATATCAACATACTGTGGCACAGAATTTATCATCAAAAGCATTGCAGGTTCAATGTTCATGATATTGTCAAACTTTTCATCAAAAAACAACCAGTCATAAAACAAAGCAAGCTTTGCATTTGCCTCGTAATAATTCCTCCTGCAAGACTTCAGAAGCCAACCAATGACCGCCCACCTCGATATGACATTAGAATGAATTATCTCATTCGAAGGATGGTGGACACAACATATGAAGCGAACTATGTCACTTATCATAGACTCACTACCAGGCCAATATAAGTGCTTCTTGACAAACCATGCTTGGTACCTTTTCTGGCTCCCCCATTTCACAAAGGTGAGCAAAAACCTCAATTGGCTTTCCATTTGGGGACTGATCCTCAGCAAGAAAAAGTGTGATGGTGTTCTTCTCCAATAAAGGTTGGACAGACTGGAAAATTCTGAAACCTGGAAACTTTTAGGATCAAACAGCAGATCCTTCCAAATGTCCTTGAACTCAGGAATATAGGTCACATCTTGTAGAATGCGGACAAGATCTCTACCAATATGCATAGACAACTGAAAGTGTTCTCTCAACGCCTTGACACAAAAGTCAATCTCCATCCTCTTCAGCTCTTCCAACTTGAAGCTTCCTCCTAACCTAAAATGATCTGCTAACAACTTGAGATAGACATACAATGCACTTGAGAGGACTATAGGCTCCTCCACCAACCAATCCCAATTGTTAGACAATATTTTAAGAACCTCGACACTCAACCACAAATTGGACTCGCTGAAATCCCCTCCAGTAATCTGCCTCATGAGAGAAATGAACAAAGTTTCGATCTTTTCGGCTGAGATGTGGATCAGCATTGAGCACACCCAGAGCAGCTGACATTTAGGAACCTCCAACAGCCTGGagaaggattcattgcaaagtTTGAGGAGGATGGAGGTGAAAATCTCATATCCGTCCACAACAATGGCGTGAAGGTGGGTGAGGTGCACTTTAGCAAGATGCGGTTGTGCCAGTATGCCGAAAGCAATTGCATGATTCAATTGGGAGTACTCGGGAGGAAATGGGATCGTAAGAGGAAAAGGGGGTTTCAACTGGTTCTGCAGGAGAAGGAATGCTTCTCTGAGGGACTTTTCGATGGGATTCTCCGCTTCGTGGGGAACGGTTCGAAGCAGCCTTTCGGGGCACATACCGAATTGTTAGCCTAAAGAAGCAATTACAGAAAAGTCGGAAGAACAACTCACAAGTCTATCACTACCCGCCTACATCAGATTTGGGATCTTGGGTGACCAAAATGAAGCTTCATCGTGGCCACAATTCTAAGGCAGCGGCAGGCGCTCGAGCCTATTCGTTTCAGGAGAGAGGCTACTGCTGGATCTCCCGAATCGATATTTCGTGAAGGGAAGAGGAACCACTGTCAGTTGGGTAAAGGAAGATTTCGGTGGCTTGACATGGAAGAAGGAGAGGATTCGCCGACGGGATGTTGTGAACTGGAAGAGAAGTCGaaccaaaaatttaaaaaaaaaaaaaaaaaaactcccagGGTTTAGTTTCTTTTTTGAAACTACCCCCAGAAATTTTGTTATTGTCAGAAAACCCCATTCTTTGATTTTGTTTCGAAATCACTTGCCCCCGCGTTTAGGGGTCATTTGGTTCAGGATTATACTTAATACTCTTGGTagttattaataaaaatcttatatatatatatatatatatatatatatatatatatatatatatttgcatgCATTCCGCGCGCGCAGGAGATCgctcagttttttttttattttttttgatttttttaatattttaaatttaaaaaatcaattaaaaaatttaacatttccttatataaatttttaataccttaatatatccccttaacatattacaatactcaataaatgcttaaattaattttattttaattttttttaaaaaccaaacactataacttaattggaaagcctaaaccccagaggtaaaatctaaaaaaaaaaaataactttaacactataaccaatgcctgaaccctagaaataaactcttaaaaaaatattttattttttatttttttcaattattttttaattcataaacaaataattaaaaaaacaaaaacaattaaaaaaaaactcatataCAGTGTTGAATCCtgcgcgcgcgcacagtcgcgcactgtgcggcgCAGGATAtcaacactatatatatatatatatatatatatatatatatatatatatatatatatatatatatatatatatatatatatattgttgataTCGTGATTGTGCACACAcgtcgcgtgtgtaatataatacattgaaatcaatcctttataatgaaattatatcctttataatgaaattatattaatcctttataatgaaattatattaattaaaacatTTTACCATAAAAATTCCAATTGTTTAGATTTTCGAGTGTCACCCTTACGTTTAgaatcaagaattaattatttgagtAAGATTGAGTTTCCCTATgaagaaaattaatttaatttaatattatactcaCCTCGTCAGATCTATGCAATAGTGCAATAATACAGGGTGACGTTAGAGAGTCCAGTAATAACGGACTTCCctatgaaaaaattaatttaatttaatattatacttatattaataaaaaaattaagaaaagtttattttttaacattgtcagcctaaaatatttataaaaactcCTTTGattatagtgttgtcaattctaagatgtgggactaaagagaactatatttttttttatatgaaataaccagagaaaattaatgatgaaaaaCATTAATAATAATACGCCACAGTTGAGTCTCGAACTTTAGATCACTGATTATTTTACTTgtagaattactaataaaccttggaattatttttagtgtgaatagaaaaaaagatattaacgtaaattcattttaggcttcaccaaaattagttagtaaagggtagagatttttaataaaatagtaagatgtaagatataataataataataataataataataataataataataataataataataataataagtagtaatcgtcaacaataaaaaaaaaaaatttatcatatGATTTTTGACGATTTAAaagttaataatttatttttctaaaattatccttcaattttttttttcagcgCACGTGGTATTGCCCGTGGGAGGGAAGCGGCGACTGGGCGGAGGGAGTCGAAGCTCGCTAGGCGCCGAGTAGGCGAGATTGCAGTTGGCGCATTGACCATCGATCACTAACGTCGCGTCCTTGCACGCCTTCTTAACCGCCCAGGCTTCCTTGAACGTCACTTGTCGTTCAGAGGACCGCAATAAGGGA includes these proteins:
- the LOC122050636 gene encoding integrator complex subunit 3-like, with amino-acid sequence MCPERLLRTVPHEAENPIEKSLREAFLLLQNQLKPPFPLTIPFPPEYSQLNHAIAFGILAQPHLAKVHLTHLHAIVVDGYEIFTSILLKLCNESFSRLLEVPKCQLLWVCSMLIHISAEKIETLFISLMRQITGGDFSESNLWLSVEVLKILSNNWDWLVEEPIVLSSALYVYLKLLADHFRLGGSFKLEELKRMEIDFCVKALREHFQLSMHIGRDLVRILQDVTYIPEFKDIWKDLLFDPKSFQVSEFSSLSNLYWRRTPSHFFLLRISPQMESQLRFLLTFVKWGSQKRYQAWFVKKHLYWPGSESMISDIVRFICCVHHPSNEIIHSNVISRWAVIGWLLKSCRRNYYEANAKLALFYDWLFFDEKFDNIMNIEPAMLLMINSVPQYVDITHMLLEFLFLLVDNYDVHHREMLAGNVSASINLLLRKGVVHSLDPLISCNSISPALRERFNSFLPALHLCCNKKVNEDETSTDI